From Vigna angularis cultivar LongXiaoDou No.4 chromosome 11, ASM1680809v1, whole genome shotgun sequence:
gaatataaaacaaaacaaatgttTATTACATGTTAAGTTAATTGAAAACTAATAGACTTATTTTAGTGTGTctgaaaattgttttaaagtttaattctACTACACTTATAcgatattcatatttattaaaacatggtaataaatttgtattataatatttaatcttaagattatgtaattaattttattatttgtaaaaagtattaaatatttttataacaataaaaatataaaatgaatctaAAGTAGACtccacacttttttttatttgaattttaagttaaattaaaaaaatggaacCAGATTACAAATTTTTTACGTCCACTTTGATGAcctttaatgaaaaattaaaacaaacttAATCACTTTAGTTAGATTCCAATAGATAAACAAACAATTATTCTAGGTTTCAATAATTTTAGTTAGGCTTACGCAGAAAGCGAAAACACGcaatattgtttaaataattaaatagattaatttaaacaataatgttcaatgtgtttattttaaaaatggtgtttgaatgtgtttatttaaataacttttctttaaaagggattgattttagaaaaaaaatatattatatttcaaactTATTATACATGATatgtattataatatattttttctcaaaaCTACTAAAATTCATTTATGGAATGAAAAAGATCAAATAATGTAAATACAATGAAAACGTTTTTAATTTGGAGTGTTTACttgcaattatatatatatatatatatatatatatatatatatatatatatatatatatatatatatatatatatatatatatatatatatatatatatatatatatttatatatatattttatcaaagATAATCCCACATATTATTtagatatttgaaattttagaatatttattatctttattttaaattgaaaacactttttttgttaattatttatttgtaacaattgattcaatgattttttatttatttattttttttatgtgatttttatatttttttaaatttttttgttaaattaatattaatgatattaatataattatattttacagttctaaaaaaaaaaacttatgaaTTGGTCCTAGCCCATATTCATAAAACTTTGGGGATGTTTGACTCTGtgaattttcttaataaattattttttggcCTTGTGGCCTTTTATGGTCCTAACTTACATGGACTAGGACCAAATCCCACAGGGGCTTATATGACAGGtttatcaattataaaaatataataaatatttttgacagtattaaaattcaaattttataaccGTAACttaagtaatatttaatttaataatattaggTTCAGacaaatatataatgtaaaacttaaatatttaattatgatacAAGTTAAGATATAGACTATTTTAACATGAACGAGATTCAATTGAATTTTCATTAGATAACTAATATAATTAACTATTTAATGTAAATTATGACAAACCGTAATAATTTATTAGTCATTACTtactaattataaaagtaataaataattttcattttaatcataaagacataaatctatattttataacaatGCTTGACATAGTATCTTATGTCACATCTGACAAGTATCTAACCTCACATCTGATAGAAGATTtagacaaatataaaataacctATATTTTTAATCACGAtacaagtaaaaattaaattttttaaacataagtCAGATTGGATTGAGTATTAATCGGATAATTAAGGTGGGTTTGAATTTggataacatttaaaattatctatttaatgtggattataaaaaaattaatctttaataGTAATTAGTTAccaattataaaagtataattaatattgttgacaatatcaaaattcaaaatttataaacgTACCTTACGTAATATTTAACGTTAAATATTAAGTTATAACAAacttataaatgtaaaatttaattatttaattatgatataaGTTAAGATATAAACCTTTTTAacatgaataaattttaattgagttttgatcagataaattatataattttttatttaatataaattatggaaaaccttaataatttattagttattaCTTACTAATTGTAAAAGtaacaaataattttcattttaattataaagacATTAGGGAAATCTAAATTTTCTAGTAGTGTCTGACAACGTAGTATTTGAGAATATCagattcaaataaatataaaataacctaaatttttaattatgataaaagtaAATAGTGTGAATTTTTAACATGAATAAGGTTGGATTGACTATTAATCGGATAATTAAGGTAAGTTTGAATTTGGATGACctttaaaattatctatttaatatgaatcatataaaaaaaaatctttaattagTAATTGATCACcaactataaaattttaataaatatttttgacgatatcaaaatccaaattttacAACTGTGACTTAAGTAATATTTAACTTCACATCTAGGTTGAGACAAGCTTATAAATGTAAAacctaattatttaattttgatacaaACTAagatataaacttttttaacatGAGTAAGATTTTATTGAGTCTTGACCAgataacatataaaattatctatttaatgTAAATTATGAAAGTAGtagataattttcattttaatcataaaaacattatgaaaatctaaattttatagTAGTGTCTGACATGGTATCTAACGTTAGGTCTGACGTAATATCTAGCATCACGTCTAACATCAGATTCAAACAAATGTAGAATAGCCTAAATTTTTAATCATGATACAAGTAAAGATTGAGAATTTTTAACATGAATCAGGTTTGATTGAGTATTAATGGATAAATCAGggaagtttgaatttgaataacatttaaaattatctatttaatgtaaattatgtaaaatgtaATCTTTAATTAGTCATTGGTTAtccatataataaatatttttgacaatatcaaaatccaatttttataATCATGACTTAAGTAATATTTAACATCACTTCTAATCTTAGATTCAAACCTAATATTAGATTGAGACAAACTTATAAAtgtaaaacttaattatttaattatgataCAAGTTAAGATATACACTTTTTTAACATGAGTAAgattcaatttagtcttaaccAGATAacctataaaattatttatttagtgtaaattatgaaaaaccataataatttattactcATTACTTACCAACTATAAAAGTAATACATAATTGTTATTGGATCataaagatattataattttataaccgTGTCTGACATGATATCTGACGTCACGTCTGACATAACATGTGACGTCAGATTCAGacatataaaataatctaaatttttaacCTAAAATGGAGAACTTTTAGTATGAGTCTGGTCAGATTGAATGTTAATCGGATTCtgtaaaattatctatttatttaattttttgtgtgaaaaattgaaaaattacatctttctctctcatctttcTTTGTGTGAAACCCTAAGAGAGAGAATAGTGAGAAATACAAAAGATGACGGGGGAAGAGGCTAAAAAGGGAAAAACATTTGGCTTAGGGTGTGAGCCTGTGGTGGGATCGTTGGCTCCGGCCAAAAAGAAAGAATACAGAATCACCAATCGCCTCGAAGAGGGGAAACGCCCTATATACGCTGTCGTTTTCAACTTCCTTGACTCTCGTTACTTCAATGTTTTCGTCACTGTTGGTGGCAACAGAGTACaccctctattttttttttctcccctgtcctttttcatttcattccagaagtttcaatttttaatgtttttttccCCTTCTTAGATTACTGTTTATCAATGCCTTGAAGGAGGGGTTATAGCTGTTTTGCAGTCTTATGTGGACGAGGATGTAAGTGAACATTGACTCTTCAGTCTCTATTTTCTCtaactttgtttttttgtaTATGTATGTGTTCTAAAGTTTGTTtcactttttatgtttttatgtggACCAGAAGGATGAGGCTTTTTACACTGTGGGTTGGACATGCAGTGATGATGGGAGTCCATATATTGTGGCTGGTGGAAGCAAGGGGATAATCCGAATCATTGATGCTGGCCGTGAGAGCATATACAGGGTATTTTGGTTACAGTAATGAACTCGTGATAATCTGCATGAAGCTTTTGAACATGTGattatagattttttatatttcggTGGCGTTTGTAAGAGATTATATGGAGCTTATGTcggtttattttatataaaagcaTTTCAAGGTGGTCTTTGATTAATGGTATCTCtgtttacttttaatttttatggttAAGTACTTTTTCTGAATTTTGTTTTCgtagaaaaaaatattggtgTCCTTGTTGGAGTTTGGTTTGAGCTTATTAAAGTGGTTCATGTCTTCACTATTCATTCTTCTTCGCTTATTTTAAGAAGCTTAACCGAAAAGTGATTCACAGTTAACTTCATGGATAAGCTTTTTTATTGTTGAACCAGTGCTTAAGTTCTTACTGAATCAAAGCTTAATAAGTTATTCACTCATATGTGCCTGCCCTTAGTGTTGATTGTTAGTTGGGATTTTTGAGAGCATTACTGCAGGCTAAATGCCTttgaatgtattttttttgtcaataatgtTGAAAATGTATTGGTTGTGCTCTAATCCCTTCTGCTACATAACATGACATCTCCTCTCTGCAGAGTTTTATTGGCCATGGGAATTCTATAAATGAAGTCAGAACCCAAACATTAAAACCATCACTTGTGATATCTGCAAGCAAAGTAATTGGCTTCTCCACATTCTAACTATTTAAAGAATCTTTTGTTTCTcattaatgacatttaatgttGATCAGGATGAATCTCTTCGGTTGTGGAATACTCAAACTGGAATATGTATCCTGATATTTTCAGGAGCTGGAGGACACCGCAATGAAATCCTAAGTGTTGTAAGTGTACTCTCCATCCAGTGTATCTTGTCCTTTTTCTTGTTTACATACCTACCTATTCGTagctataatatatataatatctggATTTTGGAGATTAGCCCAActaattttatgtttctttctGTAGGACTTTCATCCTTCGGATATATATCGTATTTGTAGTTGTGGCATGGATAATACCGTAAAAATATGGTCTATAAAGGGtaagatattttgttttatggTAGCTTCTTTATGCTACCTGACTAAAGATGGCAGAGTGAAACAAAACTGAAGTAATGGTTGATTGATATTAGATTGGTAAGAGAGCAGAGTGAAAAAAATCATAGCTCTTTCATCAGTTATAacgaaaatgaagaaataagataaaattgatacTTTTTCCACTAGGTGGAGTTGACTACACGGCACGGATTAAATGTCACCATTGTGTCAATATTTTTAGGAAAGCTATTGAGGGTTCCTTGATCTTCCATGTCCTCTGTTTATAATCTATCCGTCTtacatataatcaattattcttaATGGATttgatatacattttttattgtatctCTGATATTTGTTTCATAACAAAATATGCTGCAAGTAgcaattatttttgtaatttgtaaaaaattcTTGTGCGGAACATTACACCTGTTTCTGTTTACACATTCAGTCAATTGTAATGTACCAACTCTATAATTATCCGCTTCATTTTATTCCATCATGTTCCTGCGTTTATGCAGATTTCTGGACATATGTAGAAAAATCATTCACATGGacagatcttccttcaaagttCCCAACAAAATTTGTCCAACGTCCTGTTAGtaacaatttatttttggtACATATCGTTGATCTTAGTATAATTCCTAATTCTAGTGATACCTATTCTCAGGTATACACTGCTTCGGTTCATGTAAATTATGTTGACTGTACTAGGTGGTTGGGTGATTTTATCCTTTCAAAGGTGAGTGATTGCTCAGTGTCAGACTACTCTTCCTGGTTGAATTTAAATGTTATGTTTGTTGTGGAAATAGTATTATCAGCTTCACGTATCTTATGTAAAACAGCTGTTTCTgatactattttattaaaacaacaaattaaattttgaaaattgttatGGTAAAACTTTGGTGTAAGTTTGTATGGTATAAATATTAACGACTTTCTTTGGTAGACAAGCTGAGGTAGCTTTACTGAATTTGATGTTTCTACACTTATCCTTGATGCTCATTTTAAGTGGGAAATAGGTTTCAGTGAAGTTTCTTTGtctaaaaaagtttaataattggGAGACGAGAAGTTAGGAAGGTTTTTGGGCAAGTCCTCATTTTGGGCACTCGACAATGAATCATAGTATCGAGTTTTCAACGAGTTTTCCTCCTATTGATATAGTTAATTTGCCAATTCCTTGAGTAATGGATCATTTTACGTTTCCAGAGTGTTGATGATGAAATTATGTTGTGGGAACCTAAAGTGAAGGAAGAAATTACAGGAACGGttagttataattatttattattattattatctgttttcatttgtttttatgATATGTAAGTTTTAATCAGcttcatattattttttgtgcTCTGTGTGGATTTTTAGGGTGCAGTTGACGTCCTTCAGAAATACCCCATTCCTGAATGTGATATCTGGTTCATCAAGTTTTCATGTGATTTCCATTTCAACATAGCTACAGTAGGTAAGAATGAttgcttattttttaaaatttattattttctctagTATCTACTGCAGTTCCAGTCATATAGTGTGATAGGAACTATGGATAATTGGACAATTTGTTGAATACATATTTCTGTCAATTTGGACTGGTGCTTTTTTATGGCAAGTCTGAggaaattttaagattttacttttgttttatgttcattttttttttctgggtcTTTCAGGTAACAGGGAAGGCAAGATTTATGTTTGGGAATTGCAGTCATGTCCTCCTGTACTTGCTACAAAGTATGTTGTCTATCAACTGATTATTTCAAGAACAAAACTTAGAGAAAGTTCTATTGATGGTTTGTGTAGTTTTCAATCAGAATTTAAGTTTCATCTCCACAATCtgcaaataaatatttgcattaaaAAGATTATGCAAATTTCTGAGATGAACTCCAATTCTGATTGTAAAAACCAGTTCAAACAAgactttaaaaaatttgaccTAAGTTTTATAGTTATTTCAATTCAAAGGTCTTCTACTGTATAAAGTTCTTATGCTTAGTCACCTTGTTCAGGTTGTCACATCCTCAATCAATCTCTCCGATCAGACAGACTGCTACTTCCTTTGATGGAAGGTAATGCTTGATATATTGATGATGATTCTCATATTTTTGATGCAATATTCTTATAGTTTTTAACTATAGTCTTCTGTTGTTTATGTTTTAGTACTATATTGAGTTGCTGTGAGGATGGGACAATATGGCGCTGGGATGATGTTTCAAACTCTTCAACCTAACTTGCATACATGCAATACCAATCTGACGTGCATGTCAAAAAATCAGGAACTTGGTTTATTGCGTGTTTCTTTGTCTGTTTGGTTATTTTGGTTCGATAAGCCTTATAATGTAAAAGGTTCAACTGAGAACTCATTAGAACTTTGAcgttgtttaaataaaattgagcCATGCATGTTTCCGGTTTATACAATTTAGAGTTCTTCAGTTCGAATGGTTCTTTCccctttaatatattatttaatggaaaatattttccaaatgaATTAGGGTTTTGCGTGTGAAGCTTGTAATTATCTTCTATGGTGTGAGATGATTTGTTAAGGGTGTTTGAGTTAAATTCTTTAGTAGCGTAGATCTTAAGCgttggttatatatatatgtggtcAATGTTTTCTACATTCGAAATATGCAGTGAGTAGTTGGTCAATCGTTTTCTCTGTTTTTCAGATCAAGTTATCTTTTTAGAATGGAAATCAGAGAAGTGTATATTGACGTATTTGTTGCGATATTTTCCGATTTTCCATAAAAGTAGTAACATTGTGTTGTATTATTTTTCAAGTGTTTTTATTCCCATGTTAAAGGGTGTTAAGGTTGTTTTTTCATAGGACGTGAAAAATCATATTCTGATCTcatttgaagtttttactttttttcatttttaaaatatttctaaaaacattatttaaaggTTAcccaatatattttatttaagaatgacTTTTCTGATTGCAGTATTTCTGATGTGCTTCAAGAAAATCTAACACCGTTCCTTAAAACAAGCTCCTGAATACCTTGATATGCTCTCCTTGCACATCTTTCAAGTGTTCTGTTTTTTGGTAAGATTGAAATTTTGAAGTGTTCTGTTTTTGGGTAATAAAGAACTGCCATATATTTTTTACTCTGtaagacttttttttaacaattgtaatctaattaattttaaatattattttatttaatcactATTGTATCGTCTTAAGTTTATTTGAACTTTAAAAacattgtataattttttttatctccttttTTAAAGGAGTTAAAACCTAATAGAATATATTTGATTACCGTTTTTAAGATTTTAGTATGATTTTTGGTTTTGCGCCGTTAAAGTCGCTAATTTTTTTCTACTCTGTATGTTGTGAGTGTTTAGTAATTTCTTCCATGGCAGAGTAACTATGATTTCTTTCAGAATTAATTAATCACAATGGGGAAGATTTTTTGTTGGTAgcaaaaaattcagaaaatcaGGATATTAAACTCCCAGAGATATCTCAACCATTTGATTACGTTGTTTGGTGAAGGGAACAAAATTTGTTACATCAATGAATAGCCATGGCGGCTGCCTAGCTTGTACAACACTCAACAAAGATTTATATCCTATATACACAATACTGTAATCTATAATgtgaatgaaaatattttgactATAAATATACAGCAAAAAATGGCAGAGAGAGGAACCTTAAAGTTGATGCCGTAATTGCATCAGTAAGTCATGCATAGTCTCTATCTTTTGACTCAGTTGGAGTACGGTAAGGTGTTGAGAGGAAGACTCTGAAGTACCAGTATCACTGATTAAATCATTAAGTTTAGCCTGTGATTCCAGAAGTGCTTCCTCAAGCAAAGTTAATGTTTGTTCCGAAGTTCTGTGTGATTCCTCATTTATGAGAATTGGCAATGGAGAAATTCCTCTACTGCCAACACTTCCGTCTCTACTAACCTTTTCCGGAGAGAAAATCTTATCAATGCCTTCACTTCCTGCAGATAATCAAACCGTCATTAGAAGATTACGAAAATATATAAACTGAGGTTCTGTTTTGTCTGAGAACGAGTTCCcatataaaatcacattttcCTACTCAAATTTTGTCAAAGCAAAATTTTTTGGAGTTTGAAATTTGAATGCAAACAGGCATTAGGTGCTTCAGCTTGGAAGCTCCTCGAAATCAGGAAAAATAGTAGTCTACCAAAGCCATGTGATTTGCTCGAATAGTAACCACACTTAAGTCTCCAATTCATGAGAAAGTCCAGACAATTACTATCACATGTATCATTCTGTACATGTATGAATTCAAATTTGTTCAAGTCACACCATCTCCAACCTTAGACTTCTGGTATTAGCTCCCTTAAACATAAGTTTTTTGAGGGTTAACAGAGTCAGAGTGTACtttatattactattatatgTTGTAATCGGATAAGGTTTTCATTAATATAACAGCCCCTTGGATTCGATATAAAGCATTATCCATTTCCTATTCTAGTCCTGCGCATTTCCTCTCTTTGATCTATATGCCATACCAGTTAGTTAAGCATATCATACCTCAAGTCTTAAATCCATCTTCTGCGCTGTATGAAAATGCAGTTTTGGGAAGATAAAATCACTTCCCAACTTTAGGAAAAACTAAGGTTCCATTAATGCAGCTTATAATAATGAGATTTTATGTCTGATGAGAAACAATTCAATGCATAATTTGACAACTTACCTAGGTGCCCAAGTTGATCAATTACTGACTGGCCAATAGAACCTTCTAACTTCAGCAACCGTATAATTCCAGCAGTTATCCGGCCAATTGAGTCAATTTCAGATTTGCACAGAAAAGTTAGGTGCTGAACCTCATCCTTGGTTACAACTGCCTCAATCTGCATGAAGAAAGCATCTCAGAACCTTCATATAAAAAAGAGACAACGTGTCATAAATATGAAATTCTTATTACCGGTTGTTTGACAGAGAATTTTAGGTTTTCCACTTCCCAATTAACCATTTCATCATCAACATTCTCCCCACCTAAAATCAAGCGAACTTCAACACCAATTCCTCCAACTGCGTTGGTGGATTCTTTACCCCCATTTGCAATTAGCATTGATGCAGGAATGCCCTTTTGTAAATGAGGCTTCAAGATTTGCAGACCTTGAACTCCAACCTGCAAGTGTCGCCTCACGATGTAAGAGGAGTGATAGGAATAGAACACATCTTAAAGAACAAGAAACAGAATATTCCGATTTTAAACCTAGTAGTTACTAGCCAACAGAAAAATGTAACTGATATAATTATCCATCTAGGCTATCCCCCACCGTCCCAATGACAAAAGTAGAGTGTTTTTCAAGTTTTACAATTCCTACTGGATGTGATGCCTGACAAAATGTTGAGCTATTTTGTTTAGCAAGTGCTAATTTTGCTTTATCTCCTTTATAGagtcaaccaaaatatattattcttgAAAGCGAAAAGCAAATCTTTGATTCTACAGAAGGTTGGAGAAGAAATTTACAAACATAAACATTACATCTTAAAAACAGAAAGAAACATATTTCTTTACCGTAATCAATTCTACTGGATGTTGTTTTATTCTTTGCACTTGTATTTTTCCATCTGGAACATTTGGTGGGCTACTTTTTGCATTTACTCGTAAACCATGGAAAGATGCATGCCAactcctctcttctctttcttcatcttcatggCTGGAGAACCACCATCTTTCAGCTGTCTCTTGTGTATCTTCAAGGGCAAATAACCAGTCTCTCAATTCTATAGTTACATCCACATCATCAGGCTTCTTCAATTGGGGAAAAGCGGCTTCTTTCCCTTCTAGCATACTTCCAACTGGTGAAAAAATAGGAAGGAAAGCTATTTAAATAGAGCGTACAAACATGCCCAAGATGAATTAAGAAACAAACTTTTTATGTATTAAGCACATTAAACAACTACAGAAATTTAGATAACATAGTTTGCTTCATACCATCTTCTGAATCATCAACAAGGAGGGGAGTTGCCTTAAAAAGTTTTGACAACGGTCCTTTCTGCAAGTTTTCCAATCCTTTACAAAGACCCATTCCGGGAGCTCCATCAGGCCCGAGTATTCCAAACCTATGCAGGAGGGCTTCAGCATAGTTCATTCCACCACCAAGACGAACACCAGATACCGAAGCTGAGACATTTAAACTATGAGATTCCACGTCTTGTTCATACAATGGTATTACATGCACCATGCTTATATCTAGAAAAGGGACTGAATGAGCATTTCCATTCAATAGATGCTTCTCATTCTTATGCACCCAAAAAACAGTTCTTAGCTGAGGATATCCATTATCACTCAGAGAGATAGCATTTTCCTTAGAACACAAGAATGAGGCCTTTTCACATGGCAAGAGCCCCTCAGCATCTACACAACTTATCTCAACACTCTCCCAACGTAAAATAGATGAAACAATAATAGCACCTCCAAGGGTTCTATGAGTGGCACTGGTAGATAGATCATCTCCAAGAAACTGCACTAAAGGCAGCCCCTCAATATTAACAGAAGATGACTCCAGAAATCGAAGTTGGAGATTTTTCACTGATAAACTGACAGCAGCATCACTAGGAACCTTGTCCATCAGCTTTCCACCAAAGGATTTGTCCCTAATGCCCTCCAATTGTTTCCTTTTTCCAGCCATTGCTATCTTTTCACTAACTCTCCCAAAATAACCATAGAGATCCAGGACAAAAAACAATTGTTCAACAGAAGTGTTGGACAGATACTGTTCACAAGCAACTCCAACCCTGACAATACCCCCAGGCGGGGGAACTTGTAACAAGGGACTGCCATCAGCAGTTGCCATAGCCACTTCTATGCAAGCATCTTTCAGATCAACACATCTCCACAATCCTGCCGTCTGTCCAAGAGAACTTTGACATCCAGGTCCATCAATGCATGCTTCCAGAGACAAAGTAAGCTGGGATGCTCTAGCAGTCCATTTCTCCTGGCTAGCATCAATTGGTTGACCTTCCCAAAGACTAAAGCAAGCAGGATCCTTCTCCAGGTTCAGCATTCTCAGTTTCAGTGAGGGTGAATTTAGAAAGAAAAGCCTTTCAATATGAAGTCTTGCTCCAGAAAAGGAGGTCTGGACTGTAT
This genomic window contains:
- the LOC108333212 gene encoding polycomb group protein FERTILIZATION-INDEPENDENT ENDOSPERM, with the protein product MTGEEAKKGKTFGLGCEPVVGSLAPAKKKEYRITNRLEEGKRPIYAVVFNFLDSRYFNVFVTVGGNRITVYQCLEGGVIAVLQSYVDEDKDEAFYTVGWTCSDDGSPYIVAGGSKGIIRIIDAGRESIYRSFIGHGNSINEVRTQTLKPSLVISASKDESLRLWNTQTGICILIFSGAGGHRNEILSVDFHPSDIYRICSCGMDNTVKIWSIKDFWTYVEKSFTWTDLPSKFPTKFVQRPVYTASVHVNYVDCTRWLGDFILSKSVDDEIMLWEPKVKEEITGTGAVDVLQKYPIPECDIWFIKFSCDFHFNIATVGNREGKIYVWELQSCPPVLATKLSHPQSISPIRQTATSFDGSTILSCCEDGTIWRWDDVSNSST
- the LOC108334067 gene encoding uncharacterized protein LOC108334067, with the protein product MESILGRALEYTLKYWLKSFSRDQFKLQGRTVHLSNLDIDGDALHSSVGLPPALNVATAKVGKLEITLPSVSNVQTEPIVVHIDRLDLVLEENSDFDASLSSNCSAPSAASAKGSGYGFADKIADGMTIQIQTVNLLLETCGGSRRQGGATWAPPMASITIRNLLLYTTNENWQVVNLKEAREFSNNKKCIYVFKKLEWQSLSIDLLPHPDMFTEATLDLSEEGSNLRDDDGAKRVFFGGERFIEGISGEAYITIQRTELNSPLGLEVQLHINEAVCPALSEPGLRALLRFMTGVYVCLNRGDVDSKRSTEAAGRSLVSIVVDHIFLCIKDTEFQLELLMQSLFFSRASLSEGDNDNNLTRITVGGLFLRDTFCSPPCILVQPSMQAGTRDAFRVPEFARSFCPQIYPLQEQQWQLNEGTPLICLHALKIMPSPLPPSFASETVIDCQPLVIHLQEESCLRISSLLADGIVVNPGDILPDFSVKSFIFNLKGLDITVPFDKTKLDISKNDMDNTVQTSFSGARLHIERLFFLNSPSLKLRMLNLEKDPACFSLWEGQPIDASQEKWTARASQLTLSLEACIDGPGCQSSLGQTAGLWRCVDLKDACIEVAMATADGSPLLQVPPPGGIVRVGVACEQYLSNTSVEQLFFVLDLYGYFGRVSEKIAMAGKRKQLEGIRDKSFGGKLMDKVPSDAAVSLSVKNLQLRFLESSSVNIEGLPLVQFLGDDLSTSATHRTLGGAIIVSSILRWESVEISCVDAEGLLPCEKASFLCSKENAISLSDNGYPQLRTVFWVHKNEKHLLNGNAHSVPFLDISMVHVIPLYEQDVESHSLNVSASVSGVRLGGGMNYAEALLHRFGILGPDGAPGMGLCKGLENLQKGPLSKLFKATPLLVDDSEDVGSMLEGKEAAFPQLKKPDDVDVTIELRDWLFALEDTQETAERWWFSSHEDEEREERSWHASFHGLRVNAKSSPPNVPDGKIQVQRIKQHPVELITVGVQGLQILKPHLQKGIPASMLIANGGKESTNAVGGIGVEVRLILGGENVDDEMVNWEVENLKFSVKQPIEAVVTKDEVQHLTFLCKSEIDSIGRITAGIIRLLKLEGSIGQSVIDQLGHLGSEGIDKIFSPEKVSRDGSVGSRGISPLPILINEESHRTSEQTLTLLEEALLESQAKLNDLISDTGTSESSSQHLTVLQLSQKIETMHDLLMQLRHQL